Within the Salvia hispanica cultivar TCC Black 2014 chromosome 4, UniMelb_Shisp_WGS_1.0, whole genome shotgun sequence genome, the region ATCTTTTTctgattttaaatgaatatttactaaaataattagagaattaattaaaaataaaaaattagctACCATATTGCTTCGATTTCCATTTGAGAGGATAATTGGTGAAATGTATGCTAACTTATTTAGGAGATGTTGGTGAATTGGGAAAATAAAGAAcactattttcaaatttcttaaCTTGCAAGATGGTAATCCCTCTGTTTCATAATAGATGTcgcactttcctttttaatttttatcccACGAAagacatttccttttttttggaaaaaattctctcttacataaatataaaaattatattttctctcttcatttaacacataaaacaaaatcttctaaaatctctgccgtcccacaagtctgacatcttttgtaggacggagggaatacaaCTCTTCCATATTTATAGCCATTCCTTACTAGAATtccctactttattcttttctgtTCTAAATATCTGGATCTTtctcatataaaatatatatattttcttaaataatatctataatctaaagaatttcatattttctccTTGATAAACCGTGTCCAGATGCATTAGTCTCTTCAGCCTCCGCAACGGCTAGTAACCTCCTGTGGTTACAGTCAAGTCATCATGATAGACATAATGAATGTTGACTTCAGCAGCTCTCAACGCATTGGACTTGGCCTATAAACAGTCACTCCATGCATTGCACACATTACATACCAACGTATTCTCATTTACATAGCTTTCTACCTTTCTCTGCATAGTTTCTGTCCAAATTCTTTCCCCGCCATCATCCAGTTCGCCGAAGTTTGTATAGTCTGCGGTGAAGCAATGAAAAAGACGAAGTCATTTTATCTTTGGTGATGACACACAAATCCGAGAACACTACCAAAGCGTATCTAATATTGTGGAAAGGGAACTCCTTGACTCGGCTTACAATTGTATCTACGGTTTATAGTTTATGCTTTGTACTTTCGTTTCAGTTTATAGTTTAGCTTAATATACTTTCCACTTGGAGAGTatatagattgtatgcatgcTCAATATATCATAGAAGAGTTGTTTTGATTctgtcaataaaaaaaaataaaaccttGATTCGTAACAAAATTAGCATTTCATATGCAATTCTTTACTTCCGATGATTTTGTGGCAAAATGTGACACCAAATCCCCTACATATTTAACCATGACCACGCGTCTCCTTCTCCCGACCCAGCTTGTCGTCCACGGAGGGTCTTCTGAGACGACTTTGTATCCCGCGTTCGAGTACAACTTCCTCGCCCCATGATCGTCCTCGTAGGCTCTGAGGACGAGATAGTCAAAGCCCCAACCAGCTGAGATTGCGTCGCATGCTTCTAGCAATGTCGTGGCCACCTTCTGCCTCCTGCccgaaaaaaatagttttctCGTTTTgtcaaacaaaaatcattctcAGCCCAAAACATAGTTATAAAATCTGCACAATATCTTAACTCATCATATTAAGATCTTTGATGGGATTCGAACCTGAATCTGTTTAGAACTGCGATCCCCGACACGTAAATGTACTCTTTTGCCCCTAGGAGATGCTTGAGGACCGAATCTTCCCTTAGAACCGTTACATCCACTACTCCTGCAAGCTCTTTCTTTGAATCTTGGAATTCATCCCTTGGCTCTGCTACTAAACATGCATACCTATTTCTTGAAATCGTATAAATTACTATGATAATTTTAAGATAAGAGCAATCTGACTTAAAATGTGCGttcttatcatattttatctagtACTAAATAAACATGCATACTTGTTTCTCGAAATCGTATAAATTACTACGATAATTTTAAGATAGAGAGTGGTCTGACTTAAAATGTGCGttcttatcatattttatctagtATCATACTATTTCTTATTAAACGCCCCCATATTGTGGGCACTTTTCTAACACGCGATCTATCAAGTTTTTAGAAATATTTCGATGTTAGCATCTTTACCTATCCGGGGGTGAGTTTCGCAGCCGGTACATCAGCCCTGAGAGCACTTCAGCCTGCGTACGAATAAGTAGTGATCGTTAAGAGAGACGTTTAATTAAGTAGTTCGTTTGGTTTACTAGACTTGATATGACAAGTTAAACTATATTGTGTAGATTTATACTACAAGGTTTTTTTTAAgacaaaaaatttcatgattttaagACATAATAGGAGAATGTTGTGGTTACCTTAAAGAAATCGAAGAATACATCATCAAAGAAAAAGGCTGGCTCATGGAATGCCTCAGCTTGAACATATGCAACTTGTCTCATTTCTTCCTCTGTCTCGAGCATTCTCCTCACTTTCCAATTTCCTTGTCGAACGAAATCGCCCTCGGTTATCGTTGAGTCGAGCTTCTCGTAGGCCGAACTCACGTGGTGCTCGTTTATCGCTGAGCCGAGCTTCTCGTAGGCCGAATTCACCTTATCATAAGACAAGGTCACTTCTGTTGATGTTGAAGAATTGCAACAATGAATTAGCCCTCTATTCTTGATTGATCTCCCTCTTCTTTGATTGGCTAAACCCAAACCTATGTTGCACAACACCATTCCTCGACATCTCCAAAAGAGTTCTTGTCCTGACCCTTTAGCCACAATAGAGAGATTATGATGCAAATGAGCCATCATCTCTTTCTCTCAAGAACCAAGGATTTAATTAAGCATTTGAAGAAGAATGCTCTCTCTAATGTGTATGTTCACTAAGTAGTCCATTGAGACCATCATCACATCTAATTtgaatatcataaattttcatgaatGACAATTCATGACAAAATTGAATGCTTTCTTGATTAGATTGAGGTCTAGAAAGATTGTGTTCGATTCCATTTCCACGTGTGGAGTCGTTCTTGGCAAATGTTTTTCCTCCACAAACAAATACTGTTAGAGGGATAAGGCTATAATTGTGTGTGGCTGTGGCATTTTTCAGTACATCATAGCAAAAATATCCACTCTCATAGAATCCAACGTGGCAGGACATGCGACTGAAACGTGTCTTCCTCACAAGAAGCCACGATTGCTAGGAAGGAAGagattaaaatttgttttggattttgggCCTCCAGCCCAACCTAGATAATATTTGGCATTGGGCTATTTTATGGGCCACTCTGACTGATCATTGTGAAATCAAGTTCTACAGTGTTAGCCCTCTtaccatttaattttaatttgtttaattaactATTATTATGGTTGATTGGTAGTGTATAACATTTTTTACAATATAACTATTAGTTAGAGCctactaaataatttattattggcATAAAAATGCTGAGTTGTCGGATGATCTAATCTAAATAGACCAAGAGAGATTTTCCtcttttcaaaagaaaaagtaaaacacaaatacggagtataaattttttggaaaattaagAGTGAGGATATCTTGTGCAGATTACCTAATCAGGAAAATAGAAATTGCTAAGTCTTtgaaaatactactccctccgttttacagtaatagagacattttattttctgcattcgttttggaaaaatgatagtaaatagttaaagtgaagagaaaataaagtaagaaagagaataatgtagactagagtcttatctacaatattttctctcttacttaactttttctccactttaactatttaaaattattttttcaaaatgagtgtgcaaaataaaatgtctctattactgtggaacagagggagtacaaaacaGTATGATGAACTGAATTAAcgtctatttttaataatttttttctttttttcccttaAATATAACAAAACCCCTATGCCTAATATCATAGAAAATCATTGGCTTTCGAATTTAATACAACTCAAAAAAATTGCTTTACTATTAGGTGATGTTCAGTTTGCAAGATAAAACAATATCAAGATACAATCtaagattgagttgtgagattattttagtcatagaaggtcagctatgactaattatcccatgattatccatctataattgaattatagGATTGAAtttcatgaaccaaacacacaacaaatttaatcttggatacaatcttgcaaatcgAACACCCCCTTAATGGATACTTCTAATACCATCTTACACTAATAAAAGTATAGTATTGAGATTTATTCATTCATGCGGGTCCATAATGGAATAGCAAATATTGTAGGGGtcaaaatgcaataaaacacAAACTAAAATACCAGATTCTGCTTCCTTGTCCGAGAACCTACTCGAGACTCCACATTCcctaaaacaaacaaaaaacatcCACTTCCACTGCAAATGTCCATTTTCCCCCTCCCATCTCGAGATTTCTCTAGaaattcaaaaccaaaatttctCCCTTTATAAACCCCTCTTCCCGCCCCCTCCACCTCTCCACCAGAAcacccaaatttaaaaaaacgaTCAAGAATCAATCCACGCAGCGATCATGGCTACTGCAGCTCAACTGAACTACCCATTTCCCCAAATCGCAAAACAAAATCCCTTTCTGGGCTCGACCAAGATCAAGAAAGCATCAATCTTGCATCTGGGTTTGCGGAGAAAAGGCGGCAGCAACGGATACAAACCGCTGAGAGTGGTGAGCGAGAAAGTGGTGGGGATCGATTTAGGCACGACGAACTCGGCCGTGGCGGCGATGGAGGGCGGGCAGCCGACGATCGTGACGAACGCGGAGGGGCAGCGGACGACGCCGTCGGTGGTGGCGTACACCAAGGGAGGGGACAGGCTGGTCGGGCAGATCGCGAAGAGGCAGGCGGTGGTGAACCCGGAGAACACCTTCTTCTCGGTGAAGAGGTTTATCGGGAGGAAGATGAATGAGGTGGATGATGAGTCGAAGCAGGTGTCGTATAGGGTGGTGAGGGATGATATTGGGAATGTCAAGGTGGAGTGCCCTGCTACTGGTAATCTGTTTGCTCCTGAGGAGATTTCTGCTCaggtaatttttgttttctggGTTTGGgaaaagattggatttttattgTTGGTGTGGCGATTTTGGTCTGTGTTGTTGGTGTGATTGAGGCAAGATGTGATTTTGGTTGATGTTGTGAGTGTGATTGATGTTGCAAGTGTAGCTAAGAGGTGGATTTTGAAAGAGATTTGGgaaaagattggatttttatgtCAATTCTTGTATTTTTGTGCTGATTTTGGTCTATGCTGTTAGTGTGATTGAGGCAAGATGTGGTTTTGGTTTATGTTGTGTGTGAGTGTAGCTAAGAGGTGGATTTTGAAAGAGATTTTAGGTGAAAGATGTGATTTTTATAGGTTGCTTTATGGTACCGAGTTTGGGAATTAGGGCTCGTGACACGTGGTTGAGTTTTTCGTTTATTTTGTGGCGATTTGTTGATGTTTTGAGTGTGATTGTAGCTAAGATTAGGTGATTTTAGGTGATAAGTGTGTAATTTTGGTGGTTGAGTTTTGGGGATTTAGGTTGCTTTGTTGATCTTGATGTGGTttgaatgtttttttgtgaatatTGGGGTATTGTGATTGGTGTTGCAAGTGTGATTGTATCTAATGGTGGTTTTGAGGGTGATTTTAGATGAAAGATGTGATTTTGGTGGTTGGATTTTGGGATTTAGGTTGCTTTCTTGATCTTGATTTGGTTTTACCGTTTAAGTGCATTTTGGGGTGATTTGCCACTCTTTTCTGTTATCTTTTAGCTGTGTTGTTAGTTTATTGACTGTTTGGAATTGGTTTatgacataattttttttcatcttagGTGTTGCGAAAGCTTGTGGACGACGCCTCCAAGTTCTTGAACGATAAGGTCACTAAAGCGGTTATCACAGTGCCGGCCTACTTCAATGACTCGCAGAGAACTGCAACAAAAGATGCTGGCCGTATAGCTGGCTTGGACGTCCTTCGCATCATCAATGAGCCCACAGCTGCGTCTCTGGCTTACGGGTTCGAGAAGAAAAACAACGAGACCATCTTAGTCTTCGATTTAGGAGGCGGGACGTTTGATGTTTCAGGTACTCAACACTACTACTCATTGTGGCGTTAAATCTTCGTTTCGTATCGTGTTTTGAAGCTTTTTAACCTGACTGGGGTGAATACGTGCAGTTCTTGAGGTCGGAGATGGAGTGTTCGAGGTGCTTTCCACCTCAGGCGACACACATTTGGGTGGTGATGATTTTGACAAGGTATGGATTTGTCTAAAATGATCAATTAATCTTGGTGTTTTTTGTGGTACTAACATGTGAAACGCGTTGGAATGAAACAGAGGATCGTTGATTGGCTAGCCGATAGCTTCAGGAAAGACGAAGGCATCGATCTCCTCAAGGACAAGCAGGCGCTGCAACGCCTTACCGAGGCAGCTGAGAAGGCAAAGATCGAGCTCTCGTCTCTGACTCAGACTAACATAAGGTATAACCCTTTGTTTCTCACCGTGCTTTCGTGTGATGTATGAACTTGTTTATAGAGGGGTTTTGTCGTGTGACAGCTTGCCCTTTGTCACTGCTACTGCGGATGGTCCGAAGCACATTGATACGACGTTGACACGAGCTAAATTCGAGGACTTGTGCTCTGATTTACTAGACAGGTACATATTAACATATGCTTCTCTAGATTTTTGAACACT harbors:
- the LOC125221577 gene encoding uncharacterized protein LOC125221577 isoform X2, which gives rise to MMAHLHHNLSIVAKGSGQELFWRCRGMVLCNIGLGLANQRRGRSIKNRGLIHCCNSSTSTEVTLSYDKVNSAYEKLGSAINEHHVSSAYEKLDSTITEGDFVRQGNWKVRRMLETEEEMRQVAYVQAEAFHEPAFFFDDVFFDFFKAEVLSGLMYRLRNSPPDRYACLVAEPRDEFQDSKKELAGVVDVTVLREDSVLKHLLGAKEYIYVSGIAVLNRFRRQKVATTLLEACDAISAGWGFDYLVLRAYEDDHGARKLYSNAGYKVVSEDPPWTTSWVGRRRRVVMVKYVGDLVSHFATKSSEVKNCI
- the LOC125221577 gene encoding uncharacterized protein LOC125221577 isoform X1 → MMAHLHHNLSIVAKGSGQELFWRCRGMVLCNIGLGLANQRRGRSIKNRGLIHCCNSSTSTEVTLSYDKVNSAYEKLGSAINEHHVSSAYEKLDSTITEGDFVRQGNWKVRRMLETEEEMRQVAYVQAEAFHEPAFFFDDVFFDFFKAEVLSGLMYRLRNSPPDRNRYACLVAEPRDEFQDSKKELAGVVDVTVLREDSVLKHLLGAKEYIYVSGIAVLNRFRRQKVATTLLEACDAISAGWGFDYLVLRAYEDDHGARKLYSNAGYKVVSEDPPWTTSWVGRRRRVVMVKYVGDLVSHFATKSSEVKNCI
- the LOC125222867 gene encoding heat shock 70 kDa protein 6, chloroplastic-like, with protein sequence MATAAQLNYPFPQIAKQNPFLGSTKIKKASILHLGLRRKGGSNGYKPLRVVSEKVVGIDLGTTNSAVAAMEGGQPTIVTNAEGQRTTPSVVAYTKGGDRLVGQIAKRQAVVNPENTFFSVKRFIGRKMNEVDDESKQVSYRVVRDDIGNVKVECPATGNLFAPEEISAQVLRKLVDDASKFLNDKVTKAVITVPAYFNDSQRTATKDAGRIAGLDVLRIINEPTAASLAYGFEKKNNETILVFDLGGGTFDVSVLEVGDGVFEVLSTSGDTHLGGDDFDKRIVDWLADSFRKDEGIDLLKDKQALQRLTEAAEKAKIELSSLTQTNISLPFVTATADGPKHIDTTLTRAKFEDLCSDLLDRLKTPVQTALNDANLSIKEIDEVILVGGSTRIPAVQEVVKKMTGKDPNVTVNPDEVVALGAAVQAGVLAGDVSDIVLLDVTPLSLGLETLGGVMTKIIPRNTTLPTSKSEVFSTAADGQTSVEINVLQGEREFVKDNKSLGSFRLDGIPPAPRGVPQIEVKFDIDANGILSVAAIDKGTGKKQDITITGASTLPKDEVDRMVKDAERYAKEDKERREAIDTKNQAESVVYQTEKQLKEVGDKVGADVKEKVESKLKELKDSISSGTTQAIKDAMAALNQEVMQLGQALYSQPGAAAADGGEPAAGGPSSAGKSDGDGDGEVIDADFTESS